DNA from Methylobacterium currus:
GAACAGAAAGCTCGGGACTTTGCCGATTGCACCGTCAGCACGCACGAGACCGTCGAGGGCGATCACGGGCGGATCGAGACCCGGCGCGTGACTGTCATCCATCAGGTCGCCTGGCTCCAGGCGCGCCACGCCTGGCCGGGGTTGAAGAGCCTCATCGTCGTCGACAGCACCCGTGACTTGAGCACCCGTGACCCGGTAAACAGGATCGAGCGTGAGACGCGCTGCTATCTGACCTCGTCACCGCTCGGCGCCGACCGCCTCGGGCCTGCCGTCCGGCAGCATTGGGCGATCGAGAACGGCCTGCATTGGATCCTCGACGTCACCTTCCACGACGATCAGTCTCGCATCCGTACTGCTCATGCCCCCGAGAACATGCTGACGGTCCGCCACATCGCGGTGAACGTCGCAGCCCGCAAAAAGGGCAAGGATTCCATGCGCCTCGCCCTCAAAACCGCAGGCTGGGACGACGACTACCTCGTCAGGCTCGTCGCACCATGACCCTTCACCCGATTGCCCTGAGCCGGATCCGTTCCGGCGTTGACGTTCCGCGCGCTCGCGTCTATAGACCGCGGCTCGCGGACCTGCGGGCTTTCGCCCGGCGGGTTGCCCGTGCTTCCATGCCCTGACACGCGACGCCACGATCCCGCCGGGATCGCTCGGGCCTCGCTTTTTTGAATGAGGAACGCCGATGGCCAACACCGTGTCGGCCAAGAAGATGACCCGTAAGATCGCCAAGCGCACGGCGATCAACCGCTCGCGCCGCAGCCGCATGCGCACCTTCATCCGCAAGGTCGAGGAGGCGATCGAGTCCGGCGATCACGGCACCGCCCTGACCGCTCTGCGCAGCGCCGAGCCGGAGATCATGCGCGCGTCCCAGAAGGGAATCGTGCACAAGAACACCGCCTCGCGGAAGGTCTCGCGCCTCGCCGCCCGCGTGAAGGGCCTGCAGGCCGCCCAGGCGTAACGCCTTTCCCGAGGGCTGAGCGCCGCTCAGGTGCTGCCGGCCCGAGGGACGAGAGGAAATGGCCCGGCTTCGCGCCGGGCTTTTTCGTGTCCGGAAAGCTCTTTTGCGGTTCCGGGTTGTGCCGGCATGGCCTGCGAACTAACGTTGCGGCAGCCAGCCAGCCCGAAGGCCCTCCCGCATGGTCACCCGCGTCGCCACCGTCGCCTTCGAGGGGATCGAGGCGCGCGCCGTCGACGTGCAGGTGCAGATCACGCCCGGCGCGGTCGCCTTCAACGTGGTCGGCCTGCCCGACAAGGCGGTAGCGGAATCCCGCGAGCGGGTGCGCTCGGCCCTGATCGCCTCCGGCTTGGCGCTGCCGGCCAAGCGCATCACCGTCAACCTCGCGCCTGCCGACCTGCCGAAGGAAGGCTCGCATTACGACCTGCCGATCGCCCTCGGGGTGATGTGCGCGATCGGCGCCCTGCCGGCGGACGCGCTCTCCGGCTACTGCGTGCTCGGCGAGCTGGCCCTCGACGGCAGCCTCACGGCGGTGGCCGGCGTGCTGCCGGCCGCCATGGCGGCCAATGCCCGCGGCCTCGGCCTGATCTGCCCGGCGGCGAGCGGCCCGGAGGCCGCCTGGGCCGCCGGCGACATGGACGTGCTGGCGCCGCGCTCGCTGATCCAGCTCGCCAACCACGTCAAGGGCAGCCAGGTGATGGCCCGCCCGGTGCCGGCGGTGGCCGCCCCCGCCGGTCCGCTGCCGGACCTGCGCGAGATCAAGGGCCAGGAGGGCGCCAAGCGCGTCCTGGAGATCGCGGCCTCGGGCGGCCACAACCTCTTGATGAACGGCCCGCCCGGGGCCGGCAAGTCGATGCTCGCCGCCCGGCTCCCCTCGATCCTGCCGCCGCTCGGGCCGCGCGAGCTGCTCGAAGTCTCGATGATCCAGTCGGTGGCCGGCACGCTGAAGGACGGCGCGCTGTCGAACCGCCGGCCGTTCCGCGCGCCCCACCACTCGGCCTCGATGGCGGCCCTCGTCGGCGGCGGCATCGGCGCCCGGCCGGGGGAGGTATCGCTCGCCCATGGCGGCGTGCTCTTCCTCGACGAGCTGCCGGAATTCAACGGCCAGGTGCTCGATTCCCTGCGCCAGCCCCTCGAGACCGGGACGGTGATGATCGCGCGCGCCAACCACCGGGTGACCTATCCGGCCCGGTTCCAGCTCGTCGCGGCAATGAATCCGTGTCGCTGCGGCCAGGCGACGGAGCCGGGCTTCGCCTGCCGGCGCGGCCCCAACGAGCGCTGCGTCGCGCAGTACCAGGCCCGGCTCTCCGGCCCGCTCCTCGACCGGATCGATTTGCAGATCGAGGTGCCGGCGGTCACCGCGGCCGACCTGATCCTGCCGCCGCCGGAGGAAGGCTCGGCGGAGGCCGCGGCCCGGGTCGCCGCGGCGCGCACCCGCCAGGAGCGGCGCTATGCGGAAGCCGGCCAGCCCCCCGGCACCACCAACGCCTCCTGCCCGGCAACCCTGATCGAGGAGGCGGCGCGGCCCGACGCCGAGGGCATGGCGCTGATCCGCGACGCCGCCGACGCGATGCGGCTCTCTGCCCGCGGCTTCCACCGAGTCCTGCGCGTCGCCCGGACCCTCGCCGATCTCGATGGCGAGGCGCGGGTGCGCCGGCTCCACCTTGCCGAGGCCCTGTCCTACCGCAGCCGCTCGGACCGGCGCCCGGCCGCCGCATGAGGCATCGCGGTTAACGGTACGTTGCCGCCTTCCGTCGAAATCGTCCGGTCCGCCATAGGCGCCGCTAAGCCACTTTCCCCACTCATCTTTCAGTTCCACCCGCCACTCTCGCGCATCGATGCGTGCCCTGGAGGATGCGGGATGGTGTGGCTCTGCGCGGTGATCGGTCTCGGGGCCGCCTTCGCCTGGCTGGCGGCGCGCTGGAGCGGCCATCGCCGGATCCAGCGACGGCGCGAGGGCGAAGTCGAGCGCCTGCACGATCTCGTCTGGCGCACCTCCGAGAGCGAGGAGCGCTATCGCAGCCTCGTCGAGGCGCAGATCGAGCTCGTCGTCCAGCGCGACGCGGAAGGCCGCATCACCTTCGCCAATCAGGGCTTCGCGGCCCTGCTCGGCACCACCCCGGAGGCGCTCCTGGGCACCACCCGGGAGGCCGAGGTGGTGGAGCGGGGCGAGATGCGCCAGCGCGCCGACGGGGCTCGCCTGGTCGACCTCGCGATCCTGCCGGCCGGCGGCGGCCCCCTGCGCTGGTTCGCCTTCGTGGAGACCGTGACGTCGGGGCGCGACGGGCGGGCCGAGGTGCTGCGGGCGGGCCGGGACGTCACCGAGCGGGTCGAATCCGCCCGCTCCCTCGAGGAGGCCCGCAGCCGGGCCGAGGCCGCGAGCGTGGCGAAGTCGCGCTTCCTCGCCAGCGTCAGCCACGAGTTCCGCACGCCGCTCAACGGCATCATGGGCATGGCCGACCTGATGCTCGAAACGCCCCTGAGCCCGGAGCAGCGCACCTATGCGGAGGCGGTGAAGACCTCCGGCGAGGCGCTGCTCTCGCTCATCGACGGCATCCTCGACTTCTCCAAGATCGAGGCCGGGCGCCTCGACCTCGCGGCAGAGCCGTTCGACCCGGCGGCCCTGGTCGAGAGCGTCGTGGAACTGCTCGCACCCCGCGCCCAGGACAAGGGGCTGGAGATCGCCGCCGACATCGAGGCACTGCCGGCCCGCCTGATCGGCGACGCCGACCGGATCCGCCAGATCCTGATCAACCTCGCCGGCAACGCCGTGAAGTTCACCGAATCAGGCGGCGTCGGCGTTACGGCGTCCTGGGACGAGGACGGGTTGACGGTCGCCGTGCACGATACCGGTCCGGGCATCCCCGAGGAGCGCCTGCCGGTGCTCTTCCAGGAATTCGAGCAGGGCGACAGCAGCGCCAGCCGGCGGCACGAGGGCACCGGCCTCGGCCTTGCCATCACCCGGCGCCTCATCGACCGCATGGGCGGCCGGCTCGACGTGACCTCGCGGGCGGGGGAGGGGAGCTGCTTCCGGGTGCATCTGCCACTGCGCCTGAGC
Protein-coding regions in this window:
- the rpsT gene encoding 30S ribosomal protein S20; amino-acid sequence: MANTVSAKKMTRKIAKRTAINRSRRSRMRTFIRKVEEAIESGDHGTALTALRSAEPEIMRASQKGIVHKNTASRKVSRLAARVKGLQAAQA
- a CDS encoding YifB family Mg chelatase-like AAA ATPase, whose amino-acid sequence is MVTRVATVAFEGIEARAVDVQVQITPGAVAFNVVGLPDKAVAESRERVRSALIASGLALPAKRITVNLAPADLPKEGSHYDLPIALGVMCAIGALPADALSGYCVLGELALDGSLTAVAGVLPAAMAANARGLGLICPAASGPEAAWAAGDMDVLAPRSLIQLANHVKGSQVMARPVPAVAAPAGPLPDLREIKGQEGAKRVLEIAASGGHNLLMNGPPGAGKSMLAARLPSILPPLGPRELLEVSMIQSVAGTLKDGALSNRRPFRAPHHSASMAALVGGGIGARPGEVSLAHGGVLFLDELPEFNGQVLDSLRQPLETGTVMIARANHRVTYPARFQLVAAMNPCRCGQATEPGFACRRGPNERCVAQYQARLSGPLLDRIDLQIEVPAVTAADLILPPPEEGSAEAAARVAAARTRQERRYAEAGQPPGTTNASCPATLIEEAARPDAEGMALIRDAADAMRLSARGFHRVLRVARTLADLDGEARVRRLHLAEALSYRSRSDRRPAAA
- a CDS encoding ATP-binding protein, whose amino-acid sequence is MVWLCAVIGLGAAFAWLAARWSGHRRIQRRREGEVERLHDLVWRTSESEERYRSLVEAQIELVVQRDAEGRITFANQGFAALLGTTPEALLGTTREAEVVERGEMRQRADGARLVDLAILPAGGGPLRWFAFVETVTSGRDGRAEVLRAGRDVTERVESARSLEEARSRAEAASVAKSRFLASVSHEFRTPLNGIMGMADLMLETPLSPEQRTYAEAVKTSGEALLSLIDGILDFSKIEAGRLDLAAEPFDPAALVESVVELLAPRAQDKGLEIAADIEALPARLIGDADRIRQILINLAGNAVKFTESGGVGVTASWDEDGLTVAVHDTGPGIPEERLPVLFQEFEQGDSSASRRHEGTGLGLAITRRLIDRMGGRLDVTSRAGEGSCFRVHLPLRLSPGRERPQVPSLAGRRILVVAAAAFEAPYIARRLGRAGAEAVVVESAAEAAATLSAERFDAVIADRALGDAVVRGIAAVARQAGVSRSIVLLSPFDRRDFGSPAAAGFDRYLIKPVRLTSLLARLAEPAPPPTRAPSTQEGPLRPSPRRPRVLLAEDNPINALLATKALERLGAVVLWARDGAEAVARLQEAASSATQFDLALVDIRMPILDGLEAARQVRAHEAANQLPRLRLVALTANVQAEDQAAALEAGFDGFLSKPLDLKALPPLLEAQAA